Proteins encoded in a region of the Variovorax sp. PAMC 28711 genome:
- a CDS encoding TlpA family protein disulfide reductase — protein sequence MTDTVSRRRWLYGGVAMVAVGAGLGGAWWREHQTHSAAGERMDDAFWSRTFTRPDGGEVRMADLKGKPMLLNFWATWCPPCIEELPMIDRFYKDHASNGWQVVGLAIDQPTAVRKFLEKLPVTFPVGLAGLEGTDLVKQLGNTAGGLPFTLVLSADGAIAARKMGKVEPADLEAWRRAEVHG from the coding sequence ATGACGGATACAGTGAGCCGCCGGCGTTGGCTTTACGGCGGCGTTGCCATGGTGGCGGTGGGCGCAGGGCTGGGCGGTGCGTGGTGGCGCGAGCACCAGACCCACAGCGCTGCCGGCGAGCGGATGGACGACGCATTCTGGAGCCGAACTTTCACCCGTCCCGACGGTGGCGAAGTGCGGATGGCCGATCTGAAAGGCAAACCGATGCTTCTCAATTTCTGGGCCACCTGGTGCCCGCCTTGCATCGAAGAGCTGCCGATGATCGATCGCTTTTACAAGGATCACGCGTCCAACGGCTGGCAAGTTGTCGGATTGGCCATCGATCAGCCGACGGCGGTCCGAAAATTCCTTGAAAAGCTGCCTGTGACCTTTCCGGTCGGTCTGGCCGGCCTGGAAGGGACCGATCTGGTGAAGCAGCTGGGCAATACCGCGGGCGGGCTGCCGTTCACGTTGGTGTTGAGCGCCGATGGCGCCATCGCGGCGCGTAAAATGGGCAAGGTCGAACCCGCCGACCTTGAGGCTTGGCGCCGTGCAGAAGTTCACGGTTAG
- the mpl gene encoding UDP-N-acetylmuramate:L-alanyl-gamma-D-glutamyl-meso-diaminopimelate ligase codes for MHIHILGICGTFMGGVAALARAAGHRVTGCDAGVYPPMSDQLRALDIKLIEGFSADQLALKPDMFVVGNVVSRARLADGTPKFPLMEAILDAGAPYTSGPQWLAEHVLQGRHVLAVAGTHGKTTTTSMLAWILEMAGKAPGFLVGGVPLDFGVSARPGGGSAPFVIEADEYDTAFFDKRSKFVHYRPRTAVLNNLEFDHADIFDDLAAIERQFHHLVRTVPATGRIVVNATEDSLRRVLAQGCWSEVARFGAGSPDTDWQAKGEHGAFDVLYRGERVGRVDWKLSGLHNQMNALAAIAAADHVGVAPAEAAAALGTFRNVRRRMELRGTVARPGGEITVYDDFAHHPTAIRTTLDGLRRQLDGQGKQSERMLAAFEPRSNTMKLGTMAAQLPWSLEAADLAFCHTAGLDWDAAAALKPMGERAQVAGSIDPLVAQIVAAARAGDHIVCMSNGGFGGVHDKLLAALQAQTP; via the coding sequence ATGCACATTCATATCCTCGGCATCTGCGGCACATTCATGGGCGGTGTCGCCGCCCTCGCCCGCGCAGCCGGCCACCGCGTGACCGGCTGCGACGCCGGCGTCTATCCGCCGATGAGCGATCAGCTGCGCGCACTCGACATCAAACTGATCGAAGGCTTTTCGGCCGACCAGCTCGCCCTGAAGCCGGACATGTTCGTGGTCGGCAACGTGGTGTCACGCGCCCGCCTCGCGGACGGCACGCCCAAGTTTCCGCTGATGGAAGCCATCCTCGATGCGGGTGCGCCCTACACCAGCGGGCCGCAGTGGCTGGCAGAACATGTCCTGCAAGGTCGCCATGTGCTGGCGGTCGCGGGCACGCACGGCAAGACCACGACCACGTCGATGCTCGCGTGGATCCTGGAAATGGCGGGCAAGGCGCCTGGCTTCCTGGTCGGCGGCGTGCCGCTGGACTTCGGCGTGTCGGCCCGGCCCGGCGGCGGCTCAGCGCCGTTCGTGATCGAAGCCGATGAGTACGACACCGCCTTCTTCGACAAGCGCAGCAAGTTCGTCCACTACCGGCCTCGCACCGCGGTGCTGAACAACCTCGAGTTCGACCACGCCGACATCTTCGACGATCTCGCCGCCATCGAGCGGCAGTTCCATCACCTCGTGCGCACCGTGCCCGCCACCGGTCGCATCGTGGTCAATGCGACCGAGGACAGCCTGCGGCGCGTGCTGGCCCAAGGCTGCTGGAGCGAGGTCGCGCGATTCGGCGCGGGTAGCCCCGACACCGACTGGCAAGCCAAGGGTGAGCACGGCGCGTTCGACGTGCTGTACCGTGGCGAGCGCGTCGGCCGTGTCGACTGGAAGCTCTCCGGGCTGCACAACCAGATGAATGCGCTGGCCGCCATCGCCGCAGCCGACCATGTGGGCGTGGCGCCCGCCGAGGCCGCCGCGGCGCTCGGTACCTTTCGGAATGTGCGTCGTCGCATGGAACTGCGCGGCACCGTGGCGCGCCCCGGCGGCGAGATCACCGTCTACGACGACTTCGCCCACCACCCGACGGCGATCCGCACGACGCTCGACGGCCTGCGCCGCCAGCTCGACGGCCAGGGCAAGCAAAGTGAGCGCATGCTCGCGGCCTTCGAGCCGCGCAGCAACACGATGAAGCTCGGCACGATGGCAGCGCAATTGCCGTGGAGCCTGGAGGCGGCCGACCTGGCGTTCTGCCACACCGCCGGACTCGATTGGGACGCCGCCGCCGCGTTGAAGCCCATGGGAGAGCGCGCGCAAGTCGCCGGGTCGATCGATCCGCTCGTCGCGCAGATCGTTGCAGCCGCGCGAGCCGGCGATCACATCGTCTGCATGAGCAACGGCGGTTTCGGCGGCGTGCACGACAAGCTGCTGGCGGCATTGCAGGCACAAACCCCATGA
- the prmA gene encoding 50S ribosomal protein L11 methyltransferase — MFELRLLVPEQSVEAVSDALDALDALSVSVEDADAQTDAEQALFGEPGMPPPKEGWQRSRVIALFDSEALANDAATVLAVQDFFEGCQLLGVAVVPDQDWVRLTQSQFAPVEITSDFWIVPTWHEPPAQARRVIRLDPGLAFGTGTHPTTRMCLRWIAKRGEFAGQRVLDYGCGSGILAIGAAKYGAAEIDAVDIDEAAVSSTRLNAEANGVTLNAALPDAALGHYQTVLANILATPLKVLAPLLCAHVAPGGALVLAGILERQADELKLAYAPYVQLEVSDTEDGWILMTARA, encoded by the coding sequence GTGTTTGAGCTGCGGCTGCTGGTTCCCGAGCAAAGCGTCGAGGCGGTGAGCGACGCGCTCGACGCGCTCGATGCGCTGAGCGTATCGGTGGAGGACGCCGATGCGCAGACCGATGCCGAGCAGGCGCTGTTCGGCGAGCCGGGCATGCCACCACCGAAAGAGGGCTGGCAGCGTTCGCGCGTGATCGCGCTGTTCGACTCCGAAGCGTTGGCCAACGATGCGGCCACGGTGCTGGCCGTGCAGGATTTCTTCGAAGGCTGCCAGCTGCTGGGCGTGGCCGTGGTGCCCGACCAGGACTGGGTGCGCCTCACGCAATCGCAGTTCGCGCCGGTCGAGATCACCTCCGACTTCTGGATCGTTCCGACGTGGCACGAACCGCCTGCCCAAGCGCGCCGCGTGATCCGGCTCGATCCGGGTCTGGCCTTCGGCACGGGCACGCACCCCACCACGCGCATGTGCCTGCGCTGGATCGCGAAGCGCGGCGAATTCGCGGGCCAGCGCGTGCTCGACTATGGCTGCGGCTCCGGCATCCTCGCGATCGGCGCGGCGAAGTACGGTGCCGCCGAGATCGATGCGGTCGACATCGACGAAGCCGCCGTGAGCTCGACGCGGCTCAACGCGGAAGCGAACGGCGTCACGCTGAACGCCGCGTTGCCGGATGCCGCACTGGGCCACTACCAGACCGTGCTGGCCAACATCCTGGCCACGCCGCTGAAGGTGCTGGCGCCGTTGCTGTGTGCGCATGTGGCGCCGGGCGGCGCGCTGGTGCTGGCCGGCATTCTCGAGCGCCAGGCCGACGAACTGAAACTCGCCTACGCGCCCTACGTTCAGCTCGAAGTGAGCGATACCGAGGATGGCTGGATCCTCATGACCGCGCGCGCCTGA
- a CDS encoding zinc-ribbon and DUF3426 domain-containing protein: MSLVTRCPACATTFKVVRDQLRISDGWVRCGRCSHVFDATLDLRDLSDTEATPPAAPAPDDADFFDDDPARDDAPAAFAEPAAPVDLPAPPSFPVLPDLSSPAGGLVADEPWPTPVIATVPDRDTVAPHPVLSVAELAPSLELDTVSQGQFQKALRRARVKAAKIARARDKSTAAPAVEPSEESTAAPVVQTASESEPPPLPPTVVPSFLRAASSSEFWQSARGRMVVVAGIVVAGLLLALQVVHRERDSLLAGRPGLRPVLQSLCAVTGCELAALRRINDITIDGATFAREKVGDGYQFSFTLRSAATVPLAMPAIELSLLNTQEQAVVRRVLLPTDFGAPAELAARGERAASLRLILTGAEAAALPPIAGFNVLAFYP, from the coding sequence ATGAGCCTCGTCACCCGCTGCCCTGCCTGCGCGACCACTTTCAAGGTGGTGCGGGACCAGCTTCGCATTTCGGATGGCTGGGTGCGTTGCGGGCGTTGCAGCCATGTGTTCGACGCGACGCTCGACCTGCGTGACTTGTCCGACACCGAAGCCACACCGCCAGCGGCCCCGGCGCCCGACGATGCGGATTTTTTCGACGACGATCCGGCGCGCGATGACGCACCGGCTGCCTTCGCAGAGCCGGCCGCGCCGGTCGACCTGCCCGCACCGCCTTCGTTTCCGGTACTCCCCGATTTGTCCAGCCCGGCCGGCGGCCTCGTGGCCGACGAGCCCTGGCCGACGCCGGTGATTGCCACTGTTCCAGATCGCGATACCGTTGCGCCGCATCCCGTGTTGTCGGTGGCCGAGCTCGCGCCCTCGCTCGAGCTCGATACGGTCAGCCAGGGGCAATTTCAAAAGGCACTGCGCCGCGCACGGGTCAAAGCCGCCAAGATTGCACGCGCGCGCGACAAATCGACGGCTGCGCCGGCCGTCGAGCCATCGGAAGAGTCGACCGCGGCCCCCGTCGTTCAGACCGCGAGCGAGTCCGAGCCGCCGCCGTTGCCGCCGACCGTCGTGCCATCGTTTTTGCGCGCTGCCTCGTCGAGCGAGTTCTGGCAGAGCGCGCGAGGGCGCATGGTCGTGGTGGCTGGCATCGTGGTGGCGGGATTGCTGCTGGCGCTGCAGGTCGTGCATCGCGAGCGCGACAGCTTGCTGGCAGGCCGGCCCGGTTTGCGCCCCGTGCTGCAGAGCCTGTGCGCGGTCACCGGCTGCGAACTGGCCGCGCTGCGGCGTATCAATGACATCACGATCGATGGCGCCACCTTCGCGCGCGAAAAGGTCGGTGATGGCTACCAGTTCAGCTTCACGCTGCGCAGCGCAGCGACGGTGCCGCTGGCCATGCCGGCCATCGAACTGTCGTTGCTCAACACGCAAGAGCAAGCCGTGGTGCGCCGCGTGCTCCTGCCCACAGATTTCGGTGCGCCGGCCGAATTGGCGGCTCGGGGCGAGCGCGCTGCGTCGCTCCGGTTGATCCTGACGGGCGC
- the accC gene encoding acetyl-CoA carboxylase biotin carboxylase subunit gives MFKKILVANRGEIALRIQRACSEMGIKAVMVYSEADRDAKYVKLAQEAVCIGPAASGQSYLNMPAIISAAEVTDAEAIHPGYGFLSENANFAERVEQSGFQFIGPTPENIRTMGDKVAAKQAMIKAGVPCVPGSEGELSDDATTNKRIARAIGYPVIIKAAGGGGGRGMRVVHTEAALINAIQMTKAEAGAAFNNPAVYMEKFLQNPRHIEIQILADKHKNAVYLGERDCSMQRRHQKVIEESPAPGIPRKLIEKIGERCAAACKKIGYRGAGTFEFLYENGEFYFIEMNTRVQVEHPVTEFTTGIDIVKTQIMVAAGEKLPFTQRQIQMRGHSFECRINAEDAWKFTPSPGRITMWHPPGGPGVRVDSHVYTNYFVPPNYDSMIGKIITFGDTREQAMARMRTALNETVIEGISTNIPLHRELMVDAKFMAGGTNIHYLEEWLAAHKR, from the coding sequence ATGTTCAAGAAGATCCTGGTCGCCAATCGCGGCGAAATCGCCTTGCGGATCCAGCGTGCCTGCAGCGAGATGGGCATCAAGGCCGTCATGGTTTATTCCGAAGCCGATCGCGACGCCAAGTACGTCAAGCTGGCCCAGGAGGCCGTGTGCATCGGGCCTGCGGCATCGGGCCAAAGCTATCTCAACATGCCGGCGATCATTTCGGCGGCAGAAGTGACCGACGCCGAAGCGATCCACCCCGGCTACGGTTTCCTGAGCGAGAACGCCAACTTCGCGGAGCGCGTCGAGCAAAGCGGATTCCAGTTCATCGGCCCGACGCCGGAAAACATCCGCACGATGGGCGACAAGGTCGCGGCCAAGCAGGCCATGATCAAGGCAGGCGTGCCTTGCGTGCCGGGCTCCGAAGGCGAACTGTCCGACGATGCGACCACCAACAAGCGCATTGCGCGCGCCATCGGCTACCCGGTCATCATCAAGGCGGCTGGCGGCGGTGGCGGCCGGGGCATGCGCGTGGTGCACACCGAAGCCGCGCTGATCAACGCGATCCAGATGACCAAGGCGGAGGCGGGCGCCGCCTTCAACAATCCAGCGGTCTACATGGAGAAGTTTCTCCAGAATCCGCGCCACATCGAAATCCAGATCCTGGCCGACAAGCACAAGAACGCCGTTTACTTGGGCGAGCGCGATTGCTCCATGCAGCGCCGTCACCAGAAGGTGATCGAGGAATCGCCGGCCCCCGGCATCCCGCGCAAGCTGATCGAGAAGATCGGCGAGCGCTGCGCGGCCGCGTGCAAGAAGATCGGCTACCGCGGCGCGGGCACCTTTGAGTTTCTTTACGAAAACGGCGAGTTCTATTTCATCGAGATGAACACGCGCGTGCAGGTGGAGCATCCGGTGACGGAATTCACCACAGGCATCGACATCGTCAAGACGCAGATCATGGTGGCCGCGGGCGAGAAGCTGCCGTTCACGCAGCGCCAGATCCAGATGCGTGGTCATTCGTTCGAATGCCGCATCAACGCCGAAGACGCGTGGAAGTTCACGCCGTCGCCTGGCCGCATCACGATGTGGCATCCGCCGGGTGGTCCGGGCGTGCGCGTGGACTCGCATGTCTACACGAACTACTTCGTGCCACCGAACTACGACTCGATGATCGGCAAGATCATCACGTTCGGCGACACGCGTGAGCAGGCCATGGCGCGCATGCGCACGGCCCTGAACGAGACGGTCATCGAAGGCATCAGCACCAACATCCCGCTGCACCGCGAATTGATGGTCGACGCCAAGTTCATGGCCGGCGGCACCAACATCCACTACCTCGAAGAGTGGCTCGCCGCTCACAAGCGGTGA
- a CDS encoding cupin domain-containing protein — translation MNSTRAHQLIDTLQLKPHPEGGWYSEVFRSTASVSPADGRSLRSALTSIYFLLEAQQHSRWHRVLSDEVWVHLEGVPLALWTCDAGLRTAPAHVRLGPVDVHGTRPQHVVPAGQWQAARPIVSHTAGDFTLAACMVGPGFDFSDFSLMPGASDEAAAMRHHWPDLAVLM, via the coding sequence ATGAATTCGACGCGAGCGCACCAGCTGATCGATACGCTCCAGCTCAAGCCGCACCCGGAAGGCGGCTGGTACAGCGAAGTATTCCGCTCGACCGCCAGCGTTTCGCCGGCCGACGGCAGGTCACTGCGCAGCGCGCTCACATCGATCTATTTCCTTCTCGAGGCGCAGCAGCACTCGCGCTGGCATCGTGTTCTGTCCGACGAGGTCTGGGTCCATCTGGAAGGCGTGCCGCTGGCGCTGTGGACCTGCGACGCGGGCCTCCGAACTGCGCCGGCCCATGTGCGGCTCGGCCCTGTCGACGTGCACGGCACGCGCCCGCAACACGTGGTGCCGGCCGGTCAGTGGCAGGCGGCGCGGCCGATCGTGAGCCACACCGCCGGCGACTTCACGCTCGCCGCCTGCATGGTCGGTCCGGGCTTCGACTTCAGCGATTTCTCGTTGATGCCCGGCGCCAGCGACGAAGCGGCTGCCATGCGTCACCACTGGCCCGATCTCGCCGTTTTGATGTGA
- a CDS encoding 3-deoxy-7-phosphoheptulonate synthase, with product MSQNTAPTSDSWYASVEKTSQTDDERIKDINVLPPPEHLIRFFPIRGTPVETLITGTRRAIHDIMAGTDDRLLVVMGPCSIHDPAAALDYARRLKVLRDKHAESLEIVMRVYFEKPRTTVGWKGLINDPYLDESYRIDEGLRIARQLLIDINRIGLPAGSEFLDVISPQYIGDLISWGAIGARTTESQVHRELASGLSAPIGFKNGTDGNIRIATDAIQAAARGHHFLSVHKNGQVAIVQTNGNPDCHVILRGGKAPNYDAASVAAACADLSSAKLPPTLMVDCSHANSAKQHQKQIDVAKDIAGQIAGGSTSVFGVMVESHLQAGAQKFTPGKELIADLEYGKSITDACIGWDDSVAMLDTLSHAVKQRRG from the coding sequence ATGAGCCAGAACACCGCCCCCACCAGCGACAGCTGGTATGCGAGCGTCGAGAAAACCAGCCAGACCGACGACGAACGCATCAAGGACATCAACGTGCTGCCCCCTCCCGAACACCTGATCCGTTTCTTCCCGATCCGCGGGACGCCGGTCGAAACGCTGATCACCGGCACGCGCCGTGCCATCCACGACATCATGGCCGGCACGGACGACCGGCTGCTGGTGGTCATGGGCCCATGCTCGATCCACGACCCCGCTGCCGCACTCGACTACGCGCGCCGGCTCAAGGTGCTGCGCGACAAGCACGCCGAGTCACTCGAGATCGTGATGCGCGTCTACTTCGAGAAGCCGCGCACCACGGTGGGCTGGAAGGGGTTGATCAACGACCCCTACCTCGACGAAAGCTACCGCATCGACGAGGGTCTGCGCATCGCGCGCCAGCTTCTGATCGACATCAATCGGATCGGCTTGCCCGCCGGCAGCGAATTCCTCGACGTGATCTCCCCGCAGTACATCGGCGACCTCATCAGCTGGGGCGCGATCGGTGCGCGCACCACCGAAAGCCAGGTGCATCGCGAATTGGCGTCGGGCCTGTCGGCGCCGATCGGTTTCAAGAACGGCACCGACGGCAACATCCGCATCGCGACCGACGCCATCCAGGCGGCGGCGCGCGGGCATCACTTCCTGTCGGTCCATAAGAACGGCCAGGTCGCGATCGTGCAGACCAACGGCAACCCGGACTGCCACGTGATCCTGCGTGGCGGCAAGGCACCGAACTACGACGCGGCCAGTGTCGCGGCCGCCTGCGCCGACCTCTCTTCGGCCAAGTTGCCGCCGACCCTGATGGTCGACTGCAGCCACGCCAACAGCGCGAAGCAGCACCAAAAGCAGATCGACGTGGCGAAGGACATCGCCGGACAGATCGCGGGCGGCAGCACAAGCGTGTTCGGTGTGATGGTGGAAAGCCATTTGCAGGCCGGCGCGCAGAAATTCACGCCAGGCAAGGAGCTGATCGCCGATCTGGAATACGGCAAGAGCATCACCGACGCCTGCATCGGCTGGGACGACTCGGTCGCCATGCTCGACACGCTGTCGCACGCCGTGAAGCAGCGCCGGGGTTAA
- the accB gene encoding acetyl-CoA carboxylase biotin carboxyl carrier protein, producing MDLRKLKTLIDLVSESNISELEITEAEGKVRIVKGGEAAPVQYVQTLAPQAAGPAPATAPLAAAPAAAPADAVATGHAVKSPMVGTFYRSSSPGAPSFVEVGSKVNEGDTICIIEAMKILNEIEADKSGTVTQILGENGQAVEYGQTLFIIE from the coding sequence ATGGATCTACGCAAACTCAAGACACTGATCGACCTGGTGTCTGAATCGAACATTTCCGAACTCGAGATCACCGAAGCCGAGGGCAAGGTCCGGATCGTCAAGGGCGGTGAGGCCGCTCCGGTTCAGTACGTGCAAACGCTCGCGCCGCAGGCCGCAGGGCCAGCGCCCGCCACGGCACCGCTGGCAGCAGCGCCTGCGGCGGCTCCGGCCGACGCGGTCGCCACCGGGCACGCCGTCAAGTCGCCGATGGTCGGCACCTTCTACCGTTCGTCGAGCCCAGGCGCACCCTCGTTCGTCGAAGTGGGCAGCAAAGTCAACGAAGGCGACACCATCTGCATCATCGAGGCCATGAAGATCCTCAACGAGATCGAGGCCGACAAGTCCGGCACGGTCACGCAGATCCTCGGCGAAAACGGGCAAGCGGTCGAATACGGCCAGACGCTGTTCATCATCGAGTGA